In Lathyrus oleraceus cultivar Zhongwan6 chromosome 2, CAAS_Psat_ZW6_1.0, whole genome shotgun sequence, the DNA window GTTTCATCGTTTTGGACTTCGTGACTTTATTTCATCCTTACCCGTCCCATCATTGGGAACTGACTTGAGCTTCTACGTTAATGAGGATTGTTCCCAGCCAAGGGTTGGGTCCCCTTCTCTGCCCCCAAGTTTGAGCCCTATTCGAAGTCGATGAATCCAAGGCTTCATTGCCTACGCTCTGGAGTGGCTAGCTACTAATGCGGGGTGTTCCAGTTGTGGCTTAGTGTGCCATAATCACTTTGTTCCCTACTTTCTTTAATGGGAATTGATATAATTCTCACAAAGATCATTGTATTATTCATATCAAAATATTTCATAAGAGGATAAGTAAATACAATCTCTAGGAGAACTTTGGAATACTTAGTTATAACATCGCTTGGGTTTCTTCAATAGTTTGTAGAACGACAAGGTGTGTTGCGCCGATTTTGACATGAACACGTTTAAGGTTGTCATCATCACGTTCAACTTCCTTCTCGGTCACTGGTGCTACCATACATATGACTACCTCACATTTATTTGAGTTTGCTTTTGTGCCCCTCTTCTATAGATAAAAACCTAGAAACATGTTGACTCTGACTCCAAAGGCACATTTATTTGGATCGAGCCTCATGTTATATTGTTGGACTCTTTAGAATACATGGGTGATATATTGGTCGTGTAATCCCTCTTCGTCGAACGTAACGATCATGTCGTCCATGTACACCTTCGATGTTTCACctatatttataaaaaaaaaaaatattcatCATCCTCTAATATGTTGTGTTGCATTCTTCAAGCCAAAATGCATCGTGTTATACTGGTAGTTGGCTTGTTTGGtcatgaaagttgttttctctTTGTTCAGTGCATACATGAGTATTTGGTTGTAGTCGGAATATGCACCTATAAATGGAAAAAAGCTTGTACTCTGCTGAATTGTCTACCAACTTATTTGTGCTTAAGAGTGGGTACGAGTCTTTGGGACATGCTCTATTGAGGTTGGTGTAATAGAAACACACTATTTACTTTTGGAAAGCTTTCTTCATCGACACCATATTGGATAGCCATTTGGCGTACCTTATTTTGGATAAAAAGTTAGTGTATTGCAAACCCTATAACGTCTTCGTGGTCACCTTAACCTTCTTAGGATACGACCTCCTTCTCCGCTAGGATATGTATCAGATATTAGGATTTATGTTCGACTGATGACATGTTATATCATGGTCTATTCTTGGCATCTCGTGTGGAAAGACGACAAAGAGATTAACATTTCCTTGAAGCATTCAACTAATTTTTTTATAACAGAGACATGTAGGTAATCCCCTATCTTCACTGATTGTATTAGGTTGTCATCTAGATGGATGATTTCTAATTCTACATCTAGAGCCTACCTTAAGACCTTCATCTTGATCCCGGTCGAGGGACCAATTTCGTCTCCCTAAAGGGTTCGCGTACATCAGGATTGACTACAGTTGTTGCTTCACATGCCTTCTTCCTTATCTTTTCAGAGATAACGATCGCTGATATGTGACTCCTTTATATTAATTCATGTATTTGTCGTACCCTAAGCATGTCAGTTATGAATGCAACTGGATGTCCATAATCATTATGGAACTTCACTATCAGGTGGAGGGAGGAAGCCATTGTGCCTAGATTTCCTAAGAATAGATGATTGAGGATGCCGTTGTAAATGCTTTCACAAGGATCACAAAGACGTGAATGTTCAATGTTCTTTTATTTCTCCCTTCTCCCAAGGAAACTAGTAATCTACATGTCTACATGGACTAGTAGAGGAACCTTTGAATGCTAGGAGGCTATGGCCTTCGTACGACCTCGAATCTCGCTTTCTTAAGCCCATCTCTATGAAGATTATGAGGCATACCAAGTTGCATGAACTTCCGCCATTAATGAGGATCCTTGAGACAAAGTGATTAGAGATGGTAGCAGTAATGATCAACACAAGTGTTGCGTTAGGAATTCCATCCACCATTTATTGGTCTTGAAACCCTAAGATTGGTTTATCGTTGTTTTCTCTTCTCAATTAGTGACATTGATTTAAGAGAATCCTACGGTGGAGATTCTTCCTTCTTGAATAGATCTCCACCAATGGCATCTACGACGAACACTAAAGATGACCTTGATTTGAAGGATTCAGTATTATTTTTGGAAGTGAGATCTGAATCTGATTCCATATTAGCGTAACTTTTAAAGTGGACGAGGTTTGGATTAGAAGATCTGATTGAATTAGAAGATATCTGATTGAATCAGATGATACTTGATTGAATTATAAGAGAACTAATTGTGGAAATTCGCCGGAATTAGAAGTAGATTCTCTCAAACAACACCATTGATTCGTTCGATAAACAAAATTATTGGTCTAGATTTTTGATATAATTGTTCATATCACCAGTACAATTATGTGGGATGGATCTGTAAGATTAACACTCCAACGTCCGAATTATTGAATGAATTATGATAAAAAATCATATCTTATATTTCACACGTGATAAATTTAATATGATGAAATATATTAAACATGGTGCATGCATTTAACCTAAGGAAGGAGTTGGACAAATGGTAAAGAAACTGCAATGTATAATGAGAATGTGACACAAATcacaatttaaaaaaaatgtcaatgtcaatttaaaataataatttagtTCCAACAAAAGTCAATTTACATAAACAAATTAACTATTTAATCATTGTTTTAATCATGTAATTTCTTATGATATAATATATTTTGTGATATAATGTTGCATAATGAAATTATCTTTATTAtgatattaaaataagtttgacttttattttaaaaatctattaAGTAATGTTTGCATGTTTAGGTTTAATGTTGATGAAAACTGGTGCTATCCTATAGCATGTCAGGATCAATCTATACTGATGGTGTGATATATgaatttaattggtttaaaaataccATCTTGAATGTTGCATGTGTTTAGTTATAACTCGTCTCTCAAAATCATTCTTCATCCTTCACCACTCCGTCGGCAAGGAGACAAACCATGCGAGTTGAAGATGCCCGAATTGAGGTGAATGCATGTGATTGTTCTAATCTATGGTATATTTTCATTTTGCTGTTTTATACGCTCTGAAGTTTGGAATTATAGCTTGATATGTAATTTAAAATCTGAGTGTTTGGTTTTAATTTGTGCTAAGATTTGATGAACCCTAAAAAATATATGCATCATTGGTATTAAACTATTATCTATATTAAAAACATGTGCGGACTGGAAATTAACAAGGTTAACTATGTTTTTCACTAAATTAATAGAATGATAAACCACAAATATGATCCCAACAAGAACAAATAATTCAGCACTACAAATGTGGTTCCACCCACCTTGATTTTTATGATTTTCCACCTAAACTTAGTTTCTGAAATGGTGACTCAGATTCTTCAAGTAACTCAACCTCAAACAAGGCCTCCTCAATAGCTTGATCCAGTTTCTTGTCCTTGTCCGCATTATGGAAACAATCTCTTCTTTTAGCATCAATAACTATTTTTCTCCAAACAGAGTAACTGTCTATTAAAGTATTTGCATTCCCTAGTATCCAGAGGCAATACCTAGCCCTAGTGATTGCCACATTAACTCTTTGTTCATTGGAAAGAAACCCAACTTTTCTACTCTCATTTGATCTCACCGTCGATAATATTATAATGTCTTCCTCGCCACCTTGAAAACCATCAACAGAACCAACATTAACAGAGAAGCCGGAATTAGAAGCCCAAGTGTACTGCTTAACTTTCTCTTGGATTTCAGAAACTTGAGCATTATACGGAGATATTATTCCTATGCTAACTTTCTTCTTTGTCCTCACAAACTCTGCAAGAAAACAAATAGTTACAAGTATGAATGCATATTTCATATTAAATTAGAGTCAATAACAGCAACCTCATAGTACAAAACAGAGAAACTAACGTTGTTTTAGGCTTTCAAGTATCTTAGAAATAACAGCAACCTCAACCATGTTCTTCAAACTGTGTCCACAGCCAAATTGCTCTTTACCCTTAGCTATGTTAATAAAAGAATAAGGACCATACATTTCTCCTTCAAGGAAATGCTTGTTATAACTCTCGTCCCTGACAACAGGGGCATCAGAAAGTTTTCCATCATAGAACTCTTTGCATGGAAATAAGCTAATTGATGGATGCATTCTATACTGAACATTAAGCATATGCCTCTTGTAGCCTAAATTAACCAGCCTCTCGAACATACTTCGTCCAAACTCACACTTGTCAGCAATCTACAAATAAATCATCCAACAAGCTTCAATTAATGAAAAAACTCCACAATTCATACAAGAATATTAGAACATTTATTAAATACTACCTTGCTTTTAACCAGTGCAGGAAGCTGTCTCTCATCACCTATAAGGATGCAATGGCTAAGACCTGGAAGCTGCAAAGGAATTGTTGATTCACATTCTTTAAGCTGAGCTGCTTCATCAATAACTAAAAACTGCACTGGTCTCATCTCTTCTGTGTAGAATTTAATAGAACTTGATGCAGTGCACAGAATTAGAGTAGCATTCGACAAACAGAATTTTTCTACTTGATCTTTCACTTTAAATTCAGGAAGTTTAATTGAGTTAGAAAGCAAACTTAGTATGCAAATGCACTCATTTCTTTCCCGGCTTGATGGTCCAAAGCAAGCAGGaatgttttcttcaaagtcaTTGACAGTTTGCTTAAACTTGGCTTGACTCAAGGAAATTTCTAGTGACTTTAACAAGTCAAGAGCTTGGAGCATACTAGTATTGTTCACTGAAATGAAAGATTTCGGCATGTGAGTGCATAAGGTATGTATCAGGAACTTGAGCCTCTCTCTTAATTCTCCAAATCTCCACTTTACAAATTGCTCCATAGTCATCACACTTTGGTATAGCTCTAAAATGTCTTTTCTTGCCCTCATCACATAATCCTCAAAAGTCACACTATCATCATATTTATTTTCACCCTTATTTTGCTTGTATGTACTATATGTAGATACTAAAGTATTATTCATAGCAAAATCATCAAAGGACTCATACCCCATCTTTGAGAAAATTTGACGTCGCGGGTCCTCCAACAGCTGCATTAAGTTTGTGTATAATGTTTGCATGATAAATTTGAGGCCGCTCGTTCTCGATTTCTCAATTCTTTGTTTCACAAATTTCTCTGTTATCAGCATACATTCCTTTTTATTATGCTCATCTAATCGGTATATCTTTGTGATGTCTCTCCATGCCTTTTGAACAAATACCTCAAACTTCATAACAAGACCTTGCTTATTGTatgcatgatatgcatatgcTATAACACTATCTTTTTTCATAACAAAATCTTTTTGGGACATCTCCAAAAAATACAGTTCTTTAGGGTCCCTAAGCAACTGGATCATTGATTCAAAGTTATGCTTCCATTCAGCATAGCACTGCATGAGACTTTTTACACGATAATCCAGAAAAATATCTTCAAGACCCGGATAACAATCTAACTTCATTCTCTTCCTATTCCCAAACAGCACAATGTCACCCAAACCATATGAATCATGCCTCAGTGAATCCACGACTATGCTATGCAACCTTGTTGCCACTTGCAACACTGCAGTATTAGTTGGAGCACAAGTCAATGTTCTGGTTTTTAACTTGAGTAGAGAAAATAACAAGCATGCAACTGTCTTTGTTTTTCCTGTCCCTGGAGGCCCCCATATAAGCTTTGTATTTGCATGTGAACAATTTACCATACTAACACAGCTTGAAACAGCATCTTCTTGTGATGCATTCAGATTCTGAGAATAAATTATGTCTTCTGTAATAAAAGAAGCTTGATTGTTTGATCTTGACATGCAAATTTTGCAATTCTCTCCGCTCTGAAATACAAACCATTTTATAAGTTACATCAAATATTTAGCTTCACAAAAGAGGAAAATAAATAATACAATAGTATCCATAGTCCAATACTGCATAATCATTAAAAAAAAGTGAAACTTTTAAAGAACTGATTTTGTGGGTGTGCTTTTCATAAAACAATTCAACAAGTGCATTTGCAAAGTAATTTTCCATCCAAGAAAAGTTAGCATTGAGTAATTTTGCCGGTGGCATTTTGAAGTACTGGCACATCAGACACCAATAATAATTTGGGAAAATATAACTGATGAATGTATCACATGTGTTAATAAATTGCTGAACACATTGGTGCTACACAGTATGTGATCATAAATTGCACACTgatattaaaaaacaaaatacTCATCAGAAAGATTGTTCTAGTAACTCTTACATTGAGACCAGGTTGCAATACTTTTTGAATGAGGTTGAGGTGATCACCCTTTGACTGAGAGCTCAAGGCTTTCCAGATACGAATATTCGTTGTCATGTTCATAAGGGAAACTGCATACATTTTCTGTGTGTTGTTTTTCCTGAAGTCAAATTCAGAAATGAATTTGGATGACATAACTGAGATTTTATCAGAAGATTGATTTCCTCCCCATTTAACATAGGCAATATGGTATGGACTTTTGAGTGAGTTCAAGTCACTTAAGCTTTTAGGCTTAATGTGTGTAATAGCAATAAGATCTCCTGATCCAGGTTCATAATTTCCACCATTTTCAACTCTGTCAAATTCAGTAGTATTCTTCAACATTAAGATAAGATTGAACTGTGTCAATTGCTTTTGAGCTTTGGGTTTGCCTTCTTGAACGCTCTTGATTTCACAAAAAGGAGCTCGAGACACACCATGCAAGCTTGAAGATAAATCAGAGTGTATTTCCTCAAACAACAAAGGGATAAAATAGCTCTTGTAATCCCTTGCTGAGTTAAACGTTTCTGGAATCTTTTTAACCTGAAAGAGAACAATTTACAGAAGACAGGAAAATGTTAGACCTGGGCAATTTTCAAGAGACAAGTTCATTTTTTTCATTGCAACTGTTTAAAAGGTGTAAAAATAAACCTGGTCTTTGTAAAGATTCTCATTGAGAACATCCTGAAAAGTCCATGAGAGTACAACATCTAAAAGCCTGTCAGGTTTAAGATCATCTTCACTTGCATTTGTAGACTTCTTCATCCTATGATCTTTCTCAACTCTAAAGCAATTGTTAAGAAAAAAGAATTTAGTATCAATGCATCTATATGAAAATGCACCATATGATATAGAGAATGGAACTGGTTTAAATTTAACTATACTCACAAAGTTGCCACATAGAGGGAAGAAAACAGTCACAGTGAAAATGTAAACGATTGTGGCAGAATATGAGACGTTAGAGGTTTATGAAAGTATATAATGTTGGTGGTGCGTTATGGGGAGTTTCATATCATAGGAATCCTAGTTGTGGTGTTTAATTAATGAAAGTTATGTTTAATTATGGGAATACCAGTATTTGTTGTTAACTGCGCATGAGGGTAGTTTCATAGGAAATGACGAGTCTTTTCAACTAACTGCGTTTCATGCATGAACTGAATTATGGCTCTTAAAGATATATAACTGTACCTATGATATCTTTGAACCGGAGAATGAAAAAATAAAGAGGATACTAATTTTTTTTCAGATAATATTCAACTCTTTCATGTCATAGTCTGAAAATAGTCTTGTAAAAAAATATAGATTTTCAATTTTGTGATACGATGATTCTTTCGTTTTTTACTGTTATTTGTTTTTAGAGAAAAATATAAATATACAAAACTACTTATCTCACAAAATTTTCTCAAAATCAAAATTTATCTGTATCAAGTCTAAGATCGAAGTCAACACCATCACTACATGATTTACTTGTTGGGGAGAATCCGGTTCCTCCAGGAGAAAGTATGGTTGTCGGGTTTTTACAACAAACATGTTACTTGCTAACACTGTCACAATCCGGGGAAAGGTGAGAATCCAAAATTACATTCTCGAATGAAGACACAACTGATGTTATTCCTAACAACAATGACCCCATAGTCATCATGATTCAATATGATAATTGGAGGTGAAGTGAATGTTGATCGATCATGGGTAGCTCGAGACGTCTTGTCCTGGAGCGCCTTCCAGAGGCTCTAACTCGACCCCAATAGAATCAAAATATTCCAACGTTCTTTGGTTGGGCTTTCAGACAAGCATgcaaaatccttggtttcttgttGGCCAAGATGGGTATATTGGCAAATTTAAACAAATGCCAAGCCAGCATTGACAAGACGAGTCATTCCAATGTTAATGAGGTTCAACAACTAACAAGCCGCATACCCTCACTATCTCATTTTCTTTTCTATGCAGGTGACAAGACTTTCCACTTCTTCACCACACTGAAGAAAAAGGAGAGATTCGAATGTACGAGCAAATGCGAAGAGGGGTTCTCAACCTTAAAAGCATTTCTAATGGCGTCGCCCATCTTGACACATTTGATAACATGCTCTCCTTTATACCTTTATTTGTTTGTTATTCACCAAACGATGAGCTTTGTACTCGTCTAGGAAACATATATAGTGGAGCAACATGTCTATTTCATGAGCAGGGTGTTCAAGGGCGCTAAGACCCCATATCAAAAGATATAACTCCAAAGTGGTTTGAAGGAAAATGTAGGAGGGCGACAGGGTGCTGAGATAGGTCATTGTGTCTGCCCAACAGAGGAAATTACAATCCAATTGGGAAAGATCATATTGCATATACCAAAAGCTATCTTACGAAGCCTACAAGCTCAAGTAGTTAGATTCATGACTCATTCTCAGAACTTGAAATTCAATTAATCTAAGATATTGTTATAGTTAATTGTTAGAAAGATGTGTCGCCTATCAATGCATGAATCTCTTTGAAAAACCTTTTATTATGTGCAACAAGTTATTTTggttttattttaaatataaatgATGTAATTCCAAAGGATGATCATTGTCGCATTAAGAAGGTCAATATAAATGGTGCGCTTCTAAAAGAGGATCCTTGCCACCTTAAGAAGGGCAATATAAATATCGGACTTCCATAGGAAGATCCTCGTCGCCTAAAAAGGGCAATACAATTACTGGACTTTCAGAGAAAGATATTTGCCACCTTAAAATGGCAATATATATGTTGGAAGATCCTTGTTGTCTTGGAGAGGGGTAACGTAAATGTCGTCTATGTAAGACATCTCAAGTGAAGTCTTGCTTGAAGGACTTGTAGTGATATATTTATGTAGGACCCACGAGGGACGAGCAAATTATGTCGCCAACAAAGGGCAATGGAATCTTATCGCCTCCGACACTCCCCGCTCGCCTAGTATAGGGAAACGTGGAAAATGACATGTCTTAGTAAGAGATAATGCAGTAAAGGAGTCAGGGGAATAACCCACTTCTCCTTAGGAAATAGGTACTCAACGATCCATTGCCATTACTAAGTGGGCGGTTCCAACTCCCAAAAAACCCTAAAACCTGGTCCATAGGTCTCTATAAATACCTTAACCTCTCGGTTGAGAGGATCATTCTAAACACACATAAAATACCCCCATATACAAAGCTTCTCATCATGTGAGCTTGCTCTCTCCACACCAAAAACACCCTCGAAAAAGGGCCTTTCAAGATCGTGAGTTTGTCCTAAACCACAAAAAAATCCTTAAATCCTCTAGCCACTCCTACCAGCATAGGGGTGTCATGCATATGTACTTTCTTTAGAAAGTATAATGGATCACACCGTGGGACCTCAGTAAAATTAATCCAAGACATACCTTCCATTATCAACACCATTTTCATTACTTTTCCCCGATAAAGACATATACAGACCCAAGTTTCATGGTTAACACCATAGTCAGAGGTTTCACTAGTGAATGAAGTTTCAGCTATTCATGGAGGAAATATGCCATGCAAGTGCTGATTGCGAATGCAATATCCCCAGGTCTCTCTAAAGCTACGCGAAGAAAACCGGGGGCTAAAATCATTTTCTCTAATAGTGTCACCACCAGAGTCTACACTCGTGACAACGACCATGCGATTATAATCATGCAACACGATAATTATGATATCGAGCGAGTCTTGACTTATTTCATTACATACCTTCCCGGCcaaatctttttttatttttttccctAAAATGTCTAATCCCTCGTTGCATGTTGAATCTCCGCACAAGATTTATCCTTCAAAGAAATGAGTTGAAGATTCCTTTAATGTTGTTGGTTGATCTTTGTTCATTTCTTCCTTTAAACTTTTTTATTTATCTTTGCTTCTTGGCGGGATTAGAGTCGAGACACATTATTTTTAAATTACGATGTGTTGATTATCCTTATTGACTTGTTAATTCATTACATCTTTTGCATCTGTGTTGTCTCCAACGATGTTGTCTGGAGTGTTCTATGTGAATCGTCTCCTAAGCTCAAGACTTCTCTCCATTCTTCCCCCGTCAAGACTATTTCCCAAATCAGATTTTGTTTTTCCTCCAACGTAACTATCTTCTTTGTGTCCCActgtttactgtggaaattggtaaacaaccgctggtcctccctggtcttaaaacgaagggttacttacaggatcgaccacttgatcctaggacatgtgctagtgcaagtggGACTTGTTCGGACTTTCGACGGAATGACTCTGTGGGGAACGGCTCCcaacaaagtgtcgaacaagTGTAGGGGTTTTCCGCACGAACGGTTTTAGACAATGTTATCGCCTGcaggtgactcgtgaccgacaacactataacattcaaaagatgtatactacgaacacgcttttggtaaactctatGATCGTGATAGAGTCAGTGTCGACAACataaacgacaacgtaaaatgataaatcaaaaacaaaagaaattaagataaaatgttcaacgggaacaattgaaaagtagggatgttgcattgaaataaatgtggtgattcacgtacataacactctcaaagaaactcttgcttcctcgcgctgggaatgggaagttttcttacaagtggtttcgtagtacaaagtgaacacctcTAGCCCCTTGTGGGATACTCCTATTTATATTAAACTAGAGGAACTACTCCTAAAATAATTTCCTAGTAGCTAGCGGATGTTGTGACCCACGATTTGCATAACCACTGCACCCACGTCTTGCTAACTGCTCCACTTGTGGCGCTCTTTTTTCCTTTTGGAACTgctattttattttaaatttcaaatttctcccgcccagatGTTAGGGCGAAGCTGTCTCCTGCACCTTTGCTTAGAATTTCTTAAGTCCCAAACCTAACGTTGGTCGACAAAATGACCTGTCGACGGAGATGTCGTTTCCTGTCGACCTCCTCTTTTAGTATGCTTTTCTTTCTTGATTGCGTTCGACATCTTTTATCTTTGGGTAGGGTATGATCCCCCCAATCATAGGACTCTTTCATTACTTGTGCTTTCAACCTGCCTTAGGGATATTTCATGGTAACAAAACGCCCCCCAGATATGCCATTTTCGACTGTCGATGATGATGAGACGATGGCATCTCTGAAACTGTCGGCTTACCCTTTACTGTTCCCGCTTCTACTTAGTGGGGTCTCTGTGTATCCCATGTGGGTGAAGTCAGACAATCATGGCGAGTGTTTCCACTTCTCCTCGAGACGCACAAAATCATGTCTACATCACTTCACGTCTCCAAACTGAACGTGTTTTGTCTTTTCGTTTACCTTCTCTCCTCCACGTGTCTGTAGGCGTGGGAACGTGCGTGTACGTGTCGGCCATGGAAGTGTAACCGCTCCCTCTTCTTTGCTCAGGGTTTAAGGGCTATAAAACCCTCATTCTTCTTCCTTCTTCTCTTTTTTGGCACTCTTGCTTCAGTATTCACTTGTCTTTATTTGTCTTCTGCTTTTTCTGTGAAAACATCTCCTACTTCATAATGAAGAACCCTCTTGTTATCTCCATGGCCACCTCCAACAAAACCTCAGCTGCTGAACTCTCGCGCCCTATCAACATTGATGGCAGGGAATACGTCCCTGAGCCTCCATTAGTAGAAGAAAAGGAGAAAATATGGCGTTCTTAGATATTGATTCCTTTCTCTCTAGCTAATGAACCCTTAGCGTTTCTAGGTCCTCTCCCAGAAAACCGACAGCCAGAGATCACTAAAAATGACTCTTCCCTCTTTCCCACCAGTCACATTTCTGAACCTGTGATATCTGCTCAACAACCCTTCTCCCTTCGATACGTCGATAGGAACTTCAGAACCGCTCCCCCCAGGAATTGTCCTAAGTTTTGTGCTTGGATGGAACGGTTGGAAACGGAAAAAATCGACCACTGGAAAAGAACAGGCATTTATACCCTCTTGCAGATTGCCCGCTGTGGCCCTCCCCAGTCTTGTGGCATGTTATTAACCTCCCTTCAATTATGGGAGAGTTTGACCAACTCCTTCCATACTAGATGTGGCATGATCACGCCAACACTTTTAAACATTGCTGCCATCACTGGCTTGAGACCTTCTGACGTTGGTGACTCTCGCAAACCAACATACAACAACTTCATTGACCATCATGCCACTTCTGCAGGTCTTGTGACCGACGAGGAACACGTGGCTTTTTTGACCCTTTGGCTGTCCCGTTTCGTCTTCTGCTCACGGTCGATGCAGGTAGCTAAGCATTTTGCCCTCCTGGCGACTCAATTGCACCAAGGACGTGATGTCGCCTTAGGCCAACTGATATTAGCCTCTCTCTATGAGTCTCTATCCGAGGTTGTCTGCCAGATTCGACTCTTCGACCCTGAGAACTCTAGAAAGAAGAACGTATTGGTTCATGGTCCTTTTTGGTTCCTACAattgtggctcaatgccacttttCTCCAAAGAGGTAGCCTCATATGGGATGAGGGGGGTTGCGTGTCCCCTAGAGGAACGCCATGTTATCTGGAAAAGGTTGATTCCCTTGACACCCATCGACAAGAACTTTCCAGACCTTCGAGTGTTT includes these proteins:
- the LOC127118320 gene encoding probable helicase MAGATAMA 3; the protein is MKKSTNASEDDLKPDRLLDVVLSWTFQDVLNENLYKDQVKKIPETFNSARDYKSYFIPLLFEEIHSDLSSSLHGVSRAPFCEIKSVQEGKPKAQKQLTQFNLILMLKNTTEFDRVENGGNYEPGSGDLIAITHIKPKSLSDLNSLKSPYHIAYVKWGGNQSSDKISVMSSKFISEFDFRKNNTQKMYAVSLMNMTTNIRIWKALSSQSKGDHLNLIQKVLQPGLNSGENCKICMSRSNNQASFITEDIIYSQNLNASQEDAVSSCVSMVNCSHANTKLIWGPPGTGKTKTVACLLFSLLKLKTRTLTCAPTNTAVLQVATRLHSIVVDSLRHDSYGLGDIVLFGNRKRMKLDCYPGLEDIFLDYRVKSLMQCYAEWKHNFESMIQLLRDPKELYFLEMSQKDFVMKKDSVIAYAYHAYNKQGLVMKFEVFVQKAWRDITKIYRLDEHNKKECMLITEKFVKQRIEKSRTSGLKFIMQTLYTNLMQLLEDPRRQIFSKMGYESFDDFAMNNTLVSTYSTYKQNKGENKYDDSVTFEDYVMRARKDILELYQSVMTMEQFVKWRFGELRERLKFLIHTLCTHMPKSFISVNNTSMLQALDLLKSLEISLSQAKFKQTVNDFEENIPACFGPSSRERNECICILSLLSNSIKLPEFKVKDQVEKFCLSNATLILCTASSSIKFYTEEMRPVQFLVIDEAAQLKECESTIPLQLPGLSHCILIGDERQLPALVKSKIADKCEFGRSMFERLVNLGYKRHMLNVQYRMHPSISLFPCKEFYDGKLSDAPVVRDESYNKHFLEGEMYGPYSFINIAKGKEQFGCGHSLKNMVEVAVISKILESLKQQFVRTKKKVSIGIISPYNAQVSEIQEKVKQYTWASNSGFSVNVGSVDGFQGGEEDIIILSTVRSNESRKVGFLSNEQRVNVAITRARYCLWILGNANTLIDSYSVWRKIVIDAKRRDCFHNADKDKKLDQAIEEALFEVELLEESESPFQKLSLGGKS